The following proteins are co-located in the Silene latifolia isolate original U9 population chromosome 1, ASM4854445v1, whole genome shotgun sequence genome:
- the LOC141656886 gene encoding uncharacterized protein LOC141656886: protein MALHDYTNGGNIGHRIHVDSIVGITPYDLDSIVPEEQDWVVQRRRKGKSPLTVIEEEPTELLQFTEEDVKEELDFWKNSVYCFILGANPPVEVVDGFIRRIWAHLPIDKVFFLPNVVFLVRFTSSQAKDRVLQQGHFLFDNKPLIVWPWSADVELVKADVKEVPVWVRFMNLPLKFWGKCLPKLAVLLGKFVQCDAATKDKTRLGFARVMIEVPFSKPLPTSVKFLDEDGIVVSVKVECEWKPVLCKKWQGFGHESANCRKTTQPQSQKMKGTQEGQKQWRPKAQQKKPAVPVVSIPVVSQHVPI, encoded by the coding sequence TTGTTGGAATTACTCCGTACGATTTGGATTCCATTGTTCCTGAAGAGCAGGACTGGGTAGTTCAGCGAAGGAGAAAAGGTAAGAGTCCGTTGACGGTGATTGAGGAAGAGCCTACTGAACTACTGCAGTTTACTGAGGAAGATGTTAAGGAGGAGCTTGATTTTTGGAAGAATTCGGTCTATTGCTTTATACTAGGTGCTAATCCGCCTGTTGAAGTAGTGGATGGCTTCATTAGGAGGATTTGGGCACACTTGCCTATTGATAAAGTGTTCTTTCTTCCGAATGTAGTCTTTCTGGTCCGTTTTACCTCTAGTCAGGCTAAAGATAGAGTCTTGCAGCAAGGTCACTTCTTGTTTGACAATAAACCACTTATTGTTTGGCCTTGGAGTGCCGATGTGGAGTTGGTGAAGGCAGATGTCAAGGAAGTGCCAGTATGGGTCAGGTTTATGAATCTTCCTCTGAAATTCTGGGGTAAGTGTTTACCTAAACTCGCTGTTTTGTTGGGAAAGTTTGTTCAATGTGATGCTGCAACTAAGGACAAAACTCGTCTGGGGTTTGCACGCGTTATGATTGAAGTTCCGTTTAGTAAGCCTCTTCCTACGTCTGTTAAATTTCTAGATGAGGATGGGATTGTGGTTTCTGTTAAGGTGGAATGTGAATGGAAGCCTGTCCTTTGTAAAAAATGGCAAGGGTTTGGGCATGAGTCTGCTAACTGTAGGAAAACTACACAGCCACAATCTCAGAAGATGAAGGGGACTCAGGAGGGTCAGAAACAGTGGAGGCCTAAGGCACAGCAAAAGAAGCCTGCTGTTCCTGTGGTGTCTATTCCTGTGGTGTCCCAGCATGTTCCAATTTAG